A section of the Ictalurus punctatus breed USDA103 chromosome 8, Coco_2.0, whole genome shotgun sequence genome encodes:
- the LOC108269291 gene encoding heterogeneous nuclear ribonucleoprotein A0, with protein MDQLCKLFVGGLNVQTTSEGLRSHFEQYGQLNDCVVVQNDQLQRSRCFGFVTYSSVEEADAAMAARPHIVDGKNVDLKRAVAREDAGRPEALAKVKKIFVGGLKEDIEEKDLNEYFGQFGVIEKAEVITDKDTGKKRGFGFVHFEDNDSADKAVVLKFHTINGHKVEVKKALTKQEIQAAGGARGSRGRRGGGGMGRNQNGFGGGRGGYNSYAGGYDGGYGGVYGGNYGGGYESAYSDQMGEYGGGGNGYGDFGSGYSQQSSGYGPIKGGNTYRSVAPYARGGASGYGRGGYGGPC; from the coding sequence ATGGATCAGCTTTGCAAACTTTTTGTTGGCGGATTAAATGTTCAAACTACCAGCGAAGGACTCCGCTCACATTTTGAGCAATACGGGCAGCTAAACGACTGCGTTGTCGTTCAAAACGACCAGCTTCAGCGCTCACGCTGTTTTGGCTTTGTAACCTACTCCAGCGTTGAAGAGGCTGATGCTGCCATGGCAGCTAGGCCACACATTGTCGACGGTAAAAACGTGGACTTGAAAAGAGCGGTAGCTCGTGAAGATGCGGGCAGACCTGAAGCTCTTGCCaaagtaaagaaaatatttGTCGGGGGCCTGAAGGAAGACATCGAAGAAAAGGACCTAAATGAATACTTTGGTCAGTTTGGTGTAATCGAGAAAGCGGAAGTCATCACGGATAAAGATACCGGCAAGAAGCGTGGCTTTGGTTTTGTACACTTTGAAGACAACGATTCTGCGGATAAAGCAGTTGTGCTCAAGTTTCATACGATAAACGGGCACAAAGTAGAAGTGAAAAAGGCGCTCACTAAACAAGAAATACAGGCTGCTGGTGGAGCCCGGGGCAGCAGGGGAAGAAGAGGCGGCGGCGGAATGGGAAGAAATCAAAATGGCTTCGGTGGAGGACGAGGTGGTTACAACAGCTACGCTGGAGGCTACGATGGCGGTTATGGCGGCGTGTATGGCGGTAACTACGGAGGAGGTTATGAAAGTGCATACAGCGACCAGATGGGAgaatatggtggtggtggtaatggCTACGGTGACTTCGGTAGTGGATACAGTCAACAGTCGTCTGGTTACGGGCCTATTAAAGGCGGAAACACTTACCGGAGCGTTGCCCCTTATGCTCGCGGTGGTGCCTCTGGCTACGGTAGAGGTGGATACGGAGGCCCTTGTTAG